A region from the Serinibacter arcticus genome encodes:
- a CDS encoding ABC transporter ATP-binding protein: MPPSTAAAPALAATEKPAVVCESVVRIHRHGSIEVQALQGLDLSVERGEMIAVVGPSGAGKSTLLSILAGSDAPSAGRVHVDGWDLGALSTAGRVRYRRGVVGVVRQQTSRNLVAHLTAEENVAMPAALGGTSRKVRRTRSAELLDRLGVGDCARRLPHEMSGGQQQRVALAVALANGPSVLLADEPTGELDTTTAHEILGALRTVSREDGITVVVVTHDATVSDSVERTVAIRDGRTSSEVLRTFSDDGAGGSHVVAQEYAVMDRAGRVQIPREYREALELTRRVRLALEADHVSLWPDGER, translated from the coding sequence ATGCCACCGTCGACCGCGGCGGCCCCTGCACTCGCCGCCACGGAGAAACCCGCCGTCGTCTGCGAGTCCGTCGTCCGCATCCACCGCCACGGCTCCATCGAGGTGCAGGCCCTCCAGGGCCTGGACCTGAGCGTCGAGCGCGGCGAGATGATCGCCGTCGTCGGCCCCTCCGGCGCCGGGAAGTCCACGCTCCTGTCGATCCTCGCGGGCTCGGACGCCCCCTCCGCCGGCCGCGTCCACGTCGACGGTTGGGACCTCGGCGCCCTCTCGACGGCCGGCCGGGTGCGGTACCGGCGCGGCGTCGTCGGCGTCGTGCGCCAGCAGACCTCCCGCAACCTCGTGGCCCACCTCACCGCGGAGGAGAACGTCGCGATGCCGGCCGCGCTCGGCGGCACCTCCCGCAAGGTCCGCCGCACCCGTTCCGCCGAGCTGCTGGACCGGCTCGGGGTCGGCGACTGCGCCCGGCGCCTGCCGCACGAGATGTCCGGCGGCCAGCAGCAGCGGGTCGCGCTCGCCGTCGCCCTCGCCAACGGACCGAGCGTCCTGCTCGCCGACGAGCCCACGGGCGAGCTCGACACCACCACCGCGCACGAGATCCTCGGCGCCCTGCGCACCGTCAGCCGCGAGGACGGCATCACCGTCGTCGTCGTCACGCACGACGCCACGGTGAGCGACTCGGTCGAGCGCACCGTCGCGATCCGGGACGGGCGCACCAGCTCGGAGGTGCTGCGCACCTTCTCGGACGACGGCGCGGGCGGCTCCCACGTCGTCGCGCAGGAGTACGCCGTGATGGACCGCGCCGGGCGCGTGCAGATCCCGCGCGAGTACCGCGAGGCGCTCGAGCTGACGCGCCGCGTGCGGCTCGCCCTCGAGGCCGACCACGTGTCGCTGTGGCCGGACGGCGAGCGATGA
- a CDS encoding ABC transporter ATP-binding protein — MSAAVERSTPEPAPEPTVVVDDLHRSYGTGPAAVHALRGVSFTAHRGELVAIVGRSGSGKTTLLNIVAGLESADAGRVSVAGTDVTALDEDGRDGLRRQGVAMILQGFGLVEELTAAENVGLPLRLQRWRPARRERRVATLLGLVGLEGHAAHRPDELSGGQMQRVAVARALAASPTLLIADEPTGQLDTDTGLAVMALIRGVVEAEGMTALLSTHDPVMIALADRVLHLEDGRLTGD; from the coding sequence ATGAGCGCCGCCGTCGAACGCAGCACCCCCGAGCCCGCCCCCGAGCCCACCGTCGTCGTCGACGACCTCCACCGCTCCTACGGCACCGGCCCGGCCGCCGTCCACGCCCTGCGCGGCGTCTCCTTCACCGCCCACCGCGGCGAGCTCGTCGCGATCGTCGGCCGCTCCGGCTCGGGCAAGACGACGCTCCTCAACATCGTCGCCGGCCTCGAGTCGGCCGACGCCGGCCGCGTCAGCGTGGCCGGCACCGACGTCACCGCCCTGGACGAGGACGGCCGCGACGGCCTGCGCCGCCAGGGCGTCGCGATGATCCTGCAGGGGTTCGGCCTCGTGGAGGAGCTCACCGCCGCCGAGAACGTCGGCCTCCCGCTGCGGCTGCAGCGCTGGCGACCGGCCCGGCGCGAGCGACGCGTCGCCACGCTGCTCGGCCTCGTCGGCCTCGAGGGGCACGCCGCGCACCGCCCCGACGAGCTGTCCGGCGGCCAGATGCAGCGCGTCGCCGTCGCCCGCGCGCTCGCCGCCTCCCCGACCCTTCTCATCGCCGACGAGCCCACCGGCCAGCTCGACACCGACACGGGCCTCGCGGTCATGGCCCTCATCCGCGGCGTCGTCGAGGCCGAGGGCATGACGGCCCTCCTGTCCACGCACGACCCCGTGATGATCGCGCTGGCCGACCGCGTGCTGCACCTGGAGGACGGGCGCCTCACCGGTGACTGA
- a CDS encoding SHOCT domain-containing protein — translation MEVRFGAKVKNKRQDAVLELLSVTLLPGERVALVVKTNKVRGLLEFLAFTQWRMLSLGRNPLDVVHEIDNVDVVSAFFQNQAFSGNSVHISTRDGALDLGALLEVSDKGEVRSLLDAALACSDPQPLAAARAQALGGGGYTAPYGTPEPPEAPHVSDRVPPPLTTPTALELAELGALHAGGILTDEEFAMAKAAVISRIAG, via the coding sequence ATGGAAGTTCGGTTCGGCGCAAAGGTGAAGAACAAGCGTCAGGACGCTGTGCTCGAGCTGTTGAGCGTCACGCTCCTGCCGGGTGAGCGCGTGGCGCTCGTGGTCAAGACGAACAAAGTTCGTGGGCTCCTGGAGTTCCTGGCCTTCACGCAGTGGCGCATGCTCAGCCTCGGCCGCAACCCTCTGGACGTCGTCCACGAGATCGACAACGTCGACGTCGTCTCCGCCTTCTTCCAGAACCAAGCCTTCTCCGGCAACAGCGTCCACATCTCCACCCGGGACGGCGCCCTGGACCTCGGAGCACTTCTCGAGGTGTCCGACAAGGGCGAGGTTCGGTCCCTCCTGGACGCGGCTCTCGCCTGCAGCGATCCGCAGCCGCTCGCCGCGGCGCGGGCGCAGGCGCTCGGGGGCGGCGGCTACACCGCTCCGTACGGGACGCCGGAGCCCCCGGAAGCGCCGCACGTCAGCGACAGGGTGCCGCCCCCGCTGACGACGCCGACCGCTCTGGAGCTGGCGGAGCTCGGGGCGCTCCACGCCGGCGGCATCCTGACGGACGAGGAGTTCGCGATGGCGAAGGCGGCGGTGATCTCGCGGATCGCAGGGTGA
- a CDS encoding restriction endonuclease: MTQWEPGQHVQGHQQAEEMAAHHMRRLGHPDARATPVGPDGGIDVRARSAIAQVKMESTYTGRPALQRLYGARADDRHLQLWFFSATNYTRDALTYADGVGMILLTWDHQGRLTARNAAAERALAWRSAPPTAHPVAGRTAGPVVGSTGRPRLVPSPDTRMRASSRERRRPGLRGWLLHHALRVVAVLLLLVLVGIGSNAAELDAASPVFRDVFAGVGTAFVLTVLAAIGQGVYRSRRDEGRR, encoded by the coding sequence GTGACACAGTGGGAACCCGGTCAGCACGTGCAGGGGCACCAGCAGGCCGAGGAGATGGCTGCGCACCACATGCGGCGCCTCGGTCACCCGGACGCTCGGGCGACGCCGGTGGGCCCCGACGGCGGGATCGACGTCCGAGCGCGGTCGGCGATCGCTCAGGTCAAGATGGAGTCGACCTACACCGGCCGTCCTGCCCTGCAGCGCCTCTACGGAGCGCGAGCCGACGACCGACACCTCCAGCTGTGGTTCTTCTCGGCCACCAACTACACGCGCGACGCCCTGACGTACGCCGACGGCGTCGGGATGATCCTGCTCACCTGGGATCACCAGGGCAGGCTCACGGCCCGCAACGCGGCCGCCGAGCGCGCTCTGGCGTGGCGGTCCGCACCTCCGACGGCCCACCCCGTCGCGGGCCGAACGGCTGGGCCGGTGGTGGGGTCGACGGGCCGGCCGAGGCTCGTCCCATCGCCCGACACGAGGATGCGGGCGTCCTCGCGAGAGCGCCGACGTCCTGGTCTGCGAGGGTGGTTGCTCCACCACGCGCTTCGTGTCGTTGCGGTGCTGCTCCTGCTCGTCCTGGTCGGGATAGGGAGCAATGCCGCGGAGCTGGACGCAGCCTCCCCCGTCTTCCGTGATGTCTTCGCAGGGGTGGGGACGGCGTTCGTGCTGACGGTTCTGGCCGCGATCGGGCAGGGCGTCTACCGGTCCCGACGGGACGAGGGCCGACGCTAG
- a CDS encoding SDR family NAD(P)-dependent oxidoreductase codes for MTGRVWLVTGANRGLGRAIAEAAARAGDQVLATTRREGTTPRIPGVVEHVLDVRDRDGTLAAVERARVEFGRLDILLNNAGFGVVGAVEEVDEQLVRDALETNVLGPWWLVQAALPVMREQGSGHVVQISTVGAAGTMPLFGLYNASKWALEGMSEALAQEVADQGIRVSIVEPGSIDTEWAIGSMRFAATSPAYDATRERVLGTPQLEWETTGTGGGTPPEVIAAAVLAHVDDPRDERLRLLVGDDAAGAVVAALEGRRADYSRDPAFVAAERAVRGEE; via the coding sequence ATGACTGGACGCGTGTGGCTGGTGACCGGAGCGAACCGCGGCCTGGGCCGGGCGATCGCCGAAGCCGCGGCGAGGGCCGGCGATCAGGTCCTCGCGACCACCCGGCGCGAGGGGACGACGCCGCGGATCCCGGGCGTCGTCGAGCACGTGCTGGACGTGCGCGATCGCGACGGTACGCTCGCGGCGGTCGAGCGGGCCCGGGTGGAGTTCGGTCGCCTCGACATCCTCCTGAACAACGCGGGCTTCGGTGTGGTCGGAGCCGTCGAGGAGGTCGACGAGCAGCTCGTGCGAGACGCGCTGGAGACGAACGTCCTCGGGCCGTGGTGGCTCGTTCAGGCGGCGCTGCCCGTGATGCGCGAGCAGGGATCCGGCCACGTCGTGCAGATCTCGACGGTGGGCGCTGCGGGCACGATGCCGCTGTTCGGGCTGTACAACGCGTCGAAGTGGGCGTTGGAGGGGATGAGCGAGGCGCTCGCGCAGGAGGTCGCCGACCAGGGCATCCGCGTCTCGATCGTGGAGCCCGGCTCGATCGACACCGAGTGGGCGATCGGAAGCATGCGGTTCGCCGCGACGTCGCCGGCCTACGACGCGACGCGCGAGCGTGTGCTCGGGACGCCGCAGCTCGAGTGGGAGACGACCGGCACGGGTGGGGGCACCCCGCCCGAGGTGATCGCCGCCGCCGTGCTCGCCCACGTCGACGACCCGCGGGACGAGCGGCTGCGTCTGCTCGTCGGCGACGACGCTGCCGGCGCCGTGGTGGCGGCGCTGGAGGGCCGACGTGCCGACTACTCGCGCGACCCGGCGTTCGTCGCGGCCGAGCGAGCGGTCCGGGGTGAGGAGTGA
- a CDS encoding TetR/AcrR family transcriptional regulator: MLELAGEVGFGGLTMEAIAARAGAGKQTLYRSWTNPGAILFDALLDRDRGDAGDALVPDTGDLRADLVALASGIVAELSDPASDRLLRAATAQVLTDPDLNLELLHRLLEPQMRAIGERWRIADVDAPDELAELLVGPIFHRWLLRTRAFDDAWLGRHVDRVLAAATR; encoded by the coding sequence GTGCTCGAGCTCGCAGGTGAGGTCGGGTTCGGCGGGCTCACGATGGAGGCGATCGCGGCGCGGGCCGGCGCCGGCAAGCAGACCCTCTACCGGAGCTGGACGAACCCGGGCGCGATCCTGTTCGACGCGCTGCTCGACCGCGATCGAGGCGACGCCGGCGACGCGCTCGTCCCGGACACCGGTGACCTTCGCGCTGACCTCGTCGCGCTCGCGTCCGGGATCGTCGCCGAGCTCAGCGATCCGGCGAGCGACCGGCTCCTCCGGGCGGCGACGGCGCAGGTGCTGACCGACCCCGACCTGAACCTCGAGCTCCTGCACCGGTTGCTCGAGCCGCAGATGCGCGCGATCGGGGAGCGATGGCGGATCGCGGACGTCGACGCCCCGGACGAGCTCGCCGAACTCCTCGTCGGGCCGATCTTCCATCGCTGGCTGCTCAGGACGCGTGCGTTCGACGACGCGTGGCTCGGTCGCCACGTCGATCGGGTGCTGGCAGCCGCGACGCGCTGA
- a CDS encoding ThuA domain-containing protein, translating to MRRSALVVRGGWEGHDPVPTTDLFIPRLEELGFDVTVEDALEVYADEDTMDRTDLVVQAWTNGEILADELAGLRRAVEAGTGLAGWHGGLLDSFRGATDFHHLVGGQFVAHPGDLIDHEIRVVPDRAEHPVLEGLEPTLALRSEQYWVQTDAADDVLVETTHAVREGQPWSEPVTVPVVWTRQWGAGRVFACTVGHSVETLADPWVFRVIEQGMVWAARDGEGGAG from the coding sequence GTGCGACGAAGCGCGCTGGTGGTACGCGGTGGCTGGGAGGGGCACGACCCCGTCCCGACGACCGACCTGTTCATCCCGAGGCTCGAGGAGCTGGGCTTCGACGTGACGGTCGAGGACGCCCTGGAGGTCTACGCCGACGAGGACACGATGGACCGCACCGACCTGGTGGTGCAGGCGTGGACGAACGGGGAGATCCTGGCCGACGAGCTGGCCGGGCTTCGCCGCGCCGTCGAGGCCGGGACGGGCCTGGCGGGGTGGCACGGCGGCCTGCTCGACTCCTTCCGCGGGGCGACCGACTTCCACCACCTGGTGGGCGGGCAGTTCGTGGCGCACCCCGGGGACCTCATCGATCACGAGATCCGGGTGGTGCCCGACCGTGCCGAGCACCCCGTGCTCGAGGGCCTCGAGCCGACGCTCGCCCTGCGGTCGGAGCAGTACTGGGTGCAGACGGACGCGGCCGACGACGTGCTCGTGGAGACCACGCACGCGGTGCGGGAGGGGCAGCCGTGGAGCGAGCCGGTCACCGTGCCGGTGGTGTGGACGCGGCAGTGGGGAGCCGGGCGCGTGTTCGCGTGCACCGTCGGGCACTCGGTCGAGACGCTCGCGGACCCGTGGGTGTTCCGGGTGATCGAGCAGGGCATGGTGTGGGCGGCGCGCGACGGCGAGGGCGGGGCCGGGTAG
- a CDS encoding ROK family protein, whose translation MDALRKFPARPTGAGETFQLFRDGAPRTRAWLMTQSGHSRSTVAARIDALCRIGVLAPTGEASSTGGRPPATFAFAPSARVVLGVDLGATRARIGLTDLAGTLLVERDELVAITDGPERVLAWVADTAEALLAEIGRPASDLAGVGIGVPGPVDHLTGRPANPPIMPGWNDVDVPSHLAERLGVAVAVDNDANIIALGEQRMIYPGERELLYVKVATGIGAGVLMDGALRRGAQGAAGDIGHLSLPGKQDVLCRCGNHGCLEAVASLASIARNLGQEEGAPVSTDDVIARVRVGDVRANAHVRQAGRDIGLALASAVNLLNPSRIVVGGLLALAGDQLIAGIREVVYQRCMPLATARLQIGTARGGSNAGIVGAATLVIDSFLSPEAVEGLILSKEE comes from the coding sequence ATGGACGCATTGAGGAAGTTCCCGGCGCGACCCACGGGGGCCGGCGAGACGTTCCAGCTCTTCCGCGACGGCGCCCCGCGCACCCGCGCGTGGTTGATGACGCAGAGCGGGCACTCGCGCTCGACGGTGGCGGCCCGCATCGACGCGCTGTGCCGCATCGGCGTGCTCGCGCCCACCGGCGAGGCGAGCAGCACGGGCGGCCGGCCACCGGCCACGTTCGCCTTCGCGCCGAGCGCCCGCGTGGTGCTCGGCGTCGACCTCGGCGCCACGCGGGCCCGGATCGGTCTGACCGATCTGGCGGGCACGCTGCTCGTGGAGCGGGACGAGCTGGTCGCGATCACCGACGGACCCGAGCGGGTGCTGGCCTGGGTGGCCGACACCGCCGAGGCGCTGCTCGCGGAGATCGGGCGACCGGCGTCGGACCTGGCCGGCGTGGGGATCGGCGTCCCGGGCCCCGTGGACCACCTCACCGGGCGTCCGGCGAACCCGCCAATCATGCCGGGGTGGAACGACGTCGACGTCCCGAGCCACCTGGCGGAGCGGCTGGGGGTCGCGGTCGCCGTCGACAACGACGCCAACATCATCGCGCTCGGCGAGCAGCGGATGATCTACCCGGGCGAGCGCGAGCTGCTGTACGTCAAGGTCGCCACCGGCATCGGCGCGGGCGTCCTCATGGACGGTGCGCTGCGGCGCGGTGCGCAGGGGGCGGCCGGGGACATCGGCCACCTGTCGCTCCCGGGCAAGCAGGACGTGCTGTGCCGGTGCGGCAACCACGGCTGCCTCGAGGCGGTGGCCTCGCTCGCCTCGATCGCCCGCAACCTGGGCCAGGAGGAGGGCGCGCCGGTCTCCACCGACGACGTCATCGCTCGCGTACGGGTGGGCGACGTCCGCGCGAACGCGCACGTGCGACAGGCGGGGCGCGACATCGGGCTCGCGCTCGCGAGCGCCGTGAACCTGCTCAACCCCTCGCGCATCGTCGTCGGGGGTCTCCTGGCGCTGGCCGGGGACCAGCTCATCGCCGGGATCCGGGAGGTCGTCTACCAGCGGTGCATGCCGCTGGCCACGGCCCGGCTCCAGATCGGCACGGCGCGCGGGGGCAGCAACGCGGGCATCGTCGGTGCCGCGACGCTCGTGATCGACAGCTTTCTCTCACCGGAGGCCGTGGAGGGCCTCATTCTCAGCAAGGAGGAGTGA